From a region of the Actinopolymorpha singaporensis genome:
- a CDS encoding WhiB family transcriptional regulator — protein sequence MTWNGDWVRLAACRGSDEPDRLFVQGAAQHDVKTVCMGCPVRTECLAEALDGRIEWGVWGGMTERERRAVLRRRPTVTSWRQLLETARTEYERAYTAHGPARVRALG from the coding sequence ATGACATGGAATGGCGACTGGGTCCGGCTGGCCGCCTGCCGCGGAAGTGACGAACCCGACCGGCTGTTCGTCCAGGGGGCCGCTCAGCACGATGTCAAGACCGTCTGCATGGGGTGCCCGGTTCGTACCGAGTGCCTCGCGGAAGCACTGGACGGTCGGATCGAATGGGGGGTCTGGGGAGGAATGACCGAGCGCGAGCGTCGTGCCGTGCTCCGTCGACGCCCCACCGTCACGTCGTGGCGGCAGCTGCTCGAGACCGCTCGCACGGAGTACGAGCGGGCCTACACCGCACACGGACCCGCCCGGGTTCGTGCCCTCGGGTAG
- a CDS encoding ArsA family ATPase: protein MSRRRKTVDGLHGLEIDALLDDRTVEIIVCCGSGGVGKTTTAAALGVRAAERGRQVVVLTIDPARRLAQAMGLPELDDTPRRVEGIDTKRGGHLDAMMLDMKRTFDQVVLATTSPEKAKVILENPFYVALSSSFAGTQEYMAMEKLGQLHADALADGRYDLIIVDTPPSRSALDFLDAPKRLSSFLDSRLLRLLSAPARGPLKMFSAGMGLVTGMLTKLLGAQVLTDIQTFVAALDTTFGGFRARSERTYALLQEERTAFLVVAAPEPDAMREAAYFVERLRDERMPLTGMVLNRMTSPAATHVSAERSLSAAEALTEAGRHPVAAAVLGLHGERMRRAAREHHLAERFASAHPGVAVAGVPALSSDVHDLDGLREIGARLSGE from the coding sequence ATGAGCAGGCGAAGGAAGACCGTGGACGGGCTGCACGGCCTGGAGATCGACGCGCTTCTGGACGACCGGACCGTGGAGATCATCGTCTGCTGCGGCTCCGGCGGGGTCGGCAAGACAACCACCGCGGCGGCCCTCGGCGTACGCGCCGCCGAACGCGGCCGGCAGGTCGTCGTACTCACCATCGACCCCGCGCGGCGGCTGGCCCAGGCGATGGGGCTGCCCGAACTCGACGACACCCCGCGCCGGGTGGAGGGGATCGACACCAAACGCGGCGGTCACCTCGACGCGATGATGCTGGACATGAAGCGCACCTTCGACCAGGTGGTGCTGGCCACCACCTCGCCGGAGAAGGCGAAGGTGATCCTGGAGAACCCGTTCTACGTCGCGCTGTCGTCGTCGTTCGCGGGCACCCAGGAGTACATGGCCATGGAGAAGCTCGGCCAGCTGCACGCCGACGCCCTGGCCGACGGGCGGTACGACCTGATCATCGTCGACACCCCGCCGTCGCGGTCCGCGCTGGACTTCCTGGACGCGCCGAAGCGGCTGTCGTCGTTCCTGGACAGCCGGCTGCTGCGGCTGCTGAGCGCACCCGCACGCGGCCCACTCAAGATGTTCTCCGCCGGGATGGGCCTGGTCACCGGAATGCTCACCAAGCTCCTCGGCGCCCAGGTGCTCACCGACATCCAGACGTTCGTCGCCGCGCTCGACACGACGTTCGGTGGCTTCCGAGCCCGCTCCGAACGCACCTATGCACTGCTCCAGGAGGAACGCACGGCGTTCCTCGTGGTGGCCGCACCCGAACCCGACGCGATGCGCGAGGCGGCCTACTTCGTCGAACGCCTGCGGGACGAGCGCATGCCGCTGACCGGAATGGTGCTCAACCGGATGACCTCGCCGGCGGCGACCCACGTCTCCGCCGAACGCAGCCTGTCCGCGGCCGAGGCGCTCACCGAGGCCGGCAGGCACCCGGTCGCCGCCGCGGTGCTCGGCCTGCACGGCGAACGCATGCGCCGTGCCGCCCGCGAACACCACCTGGCCGAGAGGTTCGCCTCGGCGCACCCGGGTGTCGCCGTGGCCGGCGTACCCGCGCTGTCGTCCGACGTGCACGACCTGGACGGCCTGCGCGAGATCGGTGCCCGGCTCAGCGGCGAGTGA
- a CDS encoding ArsA-related P-loop ATPase: MTRGDSDWEGVRLHIVTGKGGTGKTTVAGALALALAASGQTVLLCEVEGRQGIARLFDAPNRTYDEHRIAAVPDENATAGEVYGLAIDPEAALAEYLEMYYHMGRAVRALDKVGAIDFATTIAPGVRDVLLTGKVYEAVRRKEKKRTHARVYDAVVLDAPPTGRIARFLGVNAGVADIARVGPIRRQADSIMTMMRSPQTVVHLVTLLEEMPVQETADGIAELREAKIPVGAVVVNLAEQSPLDAKALTAASGGSLPRDDFTAALRETGLSADDETVNGLLTDAREHAVRVELENELRAQVAGLGRPTYELPRLTDGVDLGALFELSHALTAQGMA, encoded by the coding sequence GTGACACGCGGTGACAGTGACTGGGAGGGTGTCCGCCTCCATATCGTGACGGGCAAGGGCGGCACCGGTAAGACGACGGTCGCCGGAGCACTCGCGCTCGCCCTCGCGGCCAGCGGGCAGACGGTCCTGTTGTGCGAGGTCGAAGGCCGCCAGGGCATCGCCCGGCTCTTCGACGCGCCCAACCGCACCTACGACGAGCACCGGATCGCCGCCGTGCCCGACGAGAACGCCACCGCCGGCGAGGTCTACGGCCTGGCGATCGACCCGGAGGCGGCGCTCGCGGAGTACCTCGAGATGTACTACCACATGGGCCGCGCCGTTCGGGCCCTGGACAAGGTGGGCGCGATCGACTTCGCCACCACGATCGCCCCCGGGGTCCGCGACGTCCTGCTGACCGGGAAGGTCTACGAGGCCGTCCGCCGCAAGGAGAAGAAGCGCACCCACGCCCGGGTCTACGACGCTGTGGTGCTGGACGCCCCGCCCACGGGCCGGATCGCCCGTTTCCTCGGAGTCAACGCCGGGGTCGCCGACATCGCCCGGGTCGGCCCGATCCGCCGCCAGGCCGACAGCATCATGACGATGATGCGCTCGCCCCAGACGGTGGTCCACCTGGTGACGCTGCTGGAGGAGATGCCCGTACAGGAGACCGCGGACGGGATCGCCGAGCTACGGGAGGCGAAGATCCCCGTCGGCGCGGTCGTGGTCAACCTGGCCGAGCAGAGCCCACTCGACGCGAAGGCGCTCACCGCGGCGTCGGGCGGCTCGCTCCCCCGCGACGACTTCACCGCCGCGCTGCGCGAGACCGGGCTGTCCGCCGACGACGAGACCGTCAACGGGCTGCTCACCGACGCCCGCGAGCACGCGGTCCGGGTCGAGCTGGAGAACGAGCTCCGGGCGCAGGTCGCCGGGCTGGGCCGGCCGACGTACGAACTACCCCGCCTCACCGACGGAGTTGATCTCGGCGCGCTGTTCGAGCTCAGCCACGCACTCACCGCGCAGGGGATGGCATGA
- a CDS encoding DUF4177 domain-containing protein produces MTKWEYATVPLLVHATKQILDNWGEDGWELVQVVPGPNPDNLVAYLKRAKA; encoded by the coding sequence ATGACGAAATGGGAGTACGCCACCGTCCCGCTGCTGGTGCACGCGACGAAGCAGATCCTCGACAACTGGGGCGAGGACGGCTGGGAGCTGGTCCAGGTCGTGCCGGGCCCCAACCCCGACAACCTGGTCGCCTACCTCAAGCGGGCAAAGGCGTGA
- a CDS encoding RidA family protein: MSGPEGRLADLGLELPPVAAPVAAYVPAVRTGSHVHTSGQLPISGGSLLATGKVGADVSPEDAYGLARQATLNALAAVRAELGDLSSVTRVVKVVVFVASAPDFTGQPKVANGASELLGAVFGDAGQHARSAVGVAVLPLDAPVEVELVVETG; encoded by the coding sequence GTGAGCGGACCCGAGGGCAGGCTCGCCGACCTCGGGCTGGAGCTGCCGCCGGTGGCCGCGCCGGTCGCGGCGTACGTCCCGGCGGTCCGCACCGGCAGCCACGTGCACACCTCCGGTCAGCTGCCGATCTCCGGCGGGTCCCTGCTGGCGACTGGCAAGGTCGGCGCCGACGTCAGCCCGGAGGACGCGTACGGGCTCGCCCGGCAGGCCACCCTCAACGCGCTCGCCGCGGTGCGCGCGGAGCTCGGTGACCTGTCGTCGGTGACCCGGGTGGTCAAGGTCGTGGTGTTCGTGGCCAGCGCGCCCGACTTCACCGGGCAGCCGAAGGTCGCCAACGGCGCGTCGGAGCTGCTCGGCGCGGTGTTCGGCGACGCCGGCCAGCACGCCCGCAGCGCGGTCGGCGTCGCGGTGCTGCCGCTGGACGCTCCGGTCGAGGTCGAGCTCGTGGTGGAGACGGGGTGA
- a CDS encoding NUDIX hydrolase: protein MDADAGETGALGGPAYDTSVRAVPPALVERAARLDAGEFTPVRPRHASTVVLLRDGSAGLEVYLLRRHTSMAFAAGMYAFPGGSADARDADAAVGWAGPAPAEWAARLGFADERLARASVCAAVRETFEEAGVLLAGPDTGTVVADPTGDDWERDRMALLGRVLPFAELLERRGLVLRSDLLAAWDHWITPRVEERRFDTRFFVAALPAGQQPRDVSGEADRVAWMRPADALASVHRGEMRMLPPTYLTLASLTDLPDVEAALAAAGERTIRPVQPRVRRTPDGGRWVLPWDADWDSRVTGDAAPADSSAYDEGELR from the coding sequence GTGGACGCGGACGCGGGTGAGACGGGGGCGCTCGGCGGGCCGGCGTACGACACGTCGGTCCGGGCCGTGCCGCCCGCCCTGGTCGAACGCGCCGCCCGGCTGGATGCGGGGGAGTTCACCCCGGTCAGGCCGCGGCACGCGTCCACCGTCGTGCTCCTGCGTGACGGTTCCGCCGGCCTGGAGGTCTACCTCCTGCGCCGGCACACCTCGATGGCGTTCGCCGCGGGGATGTACGCCTTCCCGGGAGGCTCGGCCGACGCCCGTGACGCCGACGCCGCGGTGGGATGGGCCGGCCCGGCACCCGCGGAGTGGGCTGCACGGCTGGGGTTCGCCGACGAGCGGCTCGCGCGGGCCTCGGTGTGTGCAGCCGTACGCGAGACCTTCGAGGAGGCGGGCGTCCTGCTCGCCGGCCCCGACACCGGCACCGTGGTCGCCGACCCCACCGGGGACGACTGGGAGCGCGACCGGATGGCTCTGCTCGGCCGGGTGCTGCCCTTCGCCGAACTGCTCGAACGCCGCGGCCTGGTCCTGCGTTCGGACCTGCTGGCAGCGTGGGACCACTGGATCACCCCGCGGGTCGAGGAACGCCGGTTCGACACCAGGTTCTTCGTCGCGGCGCTGCCGGCCGGCCAGCAGCCCCGGGACGTGTCCGGCGAGGCCGACCGGGTGGCGTGGATGCGGCCCGCCGACGCGCTGGCCTCGGTTCACCGTGGCGAGATGCGGATGCTGCCCCCCACCTATCTCACCCTCGCCTCCCTCACCGACCTGCCCGACGTCGAGGCGGCGCTGGCCGCCGCCGGCGAGCGGACCATCCGGCCGGTGCAGCCGCGGGTCCGCCGCACGCCCGACGGCGGGCGGTGGGTGCTTCCCTGGGATGCCGACTGGGATTCCCGCGTGACCGGAGACGCGGCCCCGGCCGACAGCTCGGCGTACGACGAGGGGGAGTTGCGGTGA
- a CDS encoding MBL fold metallo-hydrolase, whose product MTAAGWWTGGPVGPRAVCVLADNPGPMTLSGTNTWVLFGSSGDALVVDPGPADEGHLRQVLAAGASRGGRVTGAVLTHGHLDHSEGARRFAELAGCPLRAVAPAYARDGGLADGDVLTVDDLALRVVATPGHTSDSVSFLVPDLAGTDPGDTASSVGGAGAAVLLTGDTVLGQGTTVVAHPDGALGPYLASLRRLRDLVAQVPVRQLLPGHGPPVEDPRGVLDHYLTHRAERLEQVRAAVRSGARTPREVVERVYAEVDRSLWPAAEQSVRAQLDYLDALADAAGAADA is encoded by the coding sequence GTGACCGCGGCGGGGTGGTGGACGGGTGGGCCGGTGGGCCCGCGGGCGGTGTGCGTGCTCGCGGACAACCCGGGTCCGATGACGCTCTCCGGCACCAACACGTGGGTGCTGTTCGGCTCCTCAGGCGACGCGCTGGTGGTCGACCCCGGCCCTGCCGACGAAGGTCATCTGCGGCAGGTCCTTGCGGCGGGTGCGTCGCGCGGCGGCCGGGTGACGGGGGCGGTGCTCACCCACGGCCACCTCGACCATTCCGAGGGCGCGCGCCGGTTCGCCGAGCTGGCCGGATGCCCGCTGCGCGCGGTGGCCCCGGCGTACGCCCGGGACGGCGGACTGGCCGACGGCGACGTGCTGACGGTCGACGACCTCGCCCTGCGGGTGGTCGCCACGCCGGGACACACGTCCGACTCGGTGTCGTTCCTGGTCCCGGACCTGGCCGGCACGGACCCGGGGGACACGGCTTCGTCGGTCGGCGGCGCGGGCGCGGCCGTTCTGCTCACCGGCGACACTGTGCTGGGCCAGGGGACCACGGTGGTGGCCCACCCCGACGGAGCGCTCGGGCCCTACCTCGCCTCGCTGCGCCGGCTTCGCGACCTGGTCGCGCAGGTGCCCGTACGCCAACTCCTGCCCGGACACGGCCCGCCGGTCGAGGACCCGCGTGGCGTCCTCGACCACTACCTCACTCACCGGGCCGAACGCCTGGAGCAGGTGCGCGCGGCCGTCCGGTCGGGTGCGCGGACGCCGCGGGAGGTGGTCGAACGCGTGTACGCCGAGGTCGATCGGTCGTTGTGGCCGGCGGCAGAGCAGAGCGTCCGCGCCCAGCTCGACTATCTCGACGCGCTCGCCGACGCGGCCGGCGCCGCCGACGCCTGA
- a CDS encoding Crp/Fnr family transcriptional regulator, protein MNDVLRQAPLFAGLDDAAATALRAAMHEIRLRRGDALFHEGDIGDELYVVIDGKVKMGRTSSDGRENLLSVLGPGQMFGELSVFDPGPRSSTVTAVTDTTLLVLGQDQLMTWLTGRPEVSRNLLHQLASRLRALNEAVADLVFSDVPGRVAKALLDLARRFGRPADGGIHVHHDLTQEELAQLVGASRETVNKALADFAHRGWIRLEQRAVVILDVERLSNRAR, encoded by the coding sequence GTGAACGACGTGCTGCGGCAAGCGCCGCTGTTCGCGGGCCTGGACGACGCCGCGGCGACGGCTCTGCGCGCCGCCATGCACGAGATCCGACTGCGCCGCGGCGACGCGCTCTTCCACGAGGGCGACATCGGTGACGAGTTGTACGTCGTGATCGACGGCAAGGTCAAGATGGGCCGGACATCCTCCGACGGCCGGGAGAACCTCCTCTCGGTGCTCGGGCCGGGCCAGATGTTCGGCGAGCTGTCGGTCTTCGACCCGGGCCCGCGGTCCTCCACGGTCACGGCGGTCACCGACACCACGCTGCTGGTGCTGGGCCAGGACCAGCTGATGACCTGGCTGACCGGCCGGCCCGAGGTGTCCCGCAACCTCCTCCACCAGCTCGCCTCGCGGCTTCGCGCCCTCAACGAGGCGGTCGCCGACCTGGTGTTCTCCGACGTACCCGGCCGGGTCGCCAAGGCGCTGCTGGACCTGGCCCGCCGGTTCGGCCGGCCCGCCGACGGCGGCATCCACGTCCACCACGACCTGACGCAGGAGGAGCTCGCCCAGCTCGTCGGCGCGTCCCGGGAGACCGTCAACAAGGCGTTGGCGGACTTCGCGCACCGGGGCTGGATCCGGCTGGAGCAGCGGGCGGTCGTGATCCTCGACGTGGAGCGGCTCAGCAACCGCGCCCGCTGA
- the nth gene encoding endonuclease III: MAGRAAKGAGRPEESRLALVRRARRINRILAETYPDAHCELDFADAFQLLVATILSAQTTDKRVNLVTPTLFAKYPTAADLAAADPEDVESIIQSTGFFRAKTKSIMGMAQALVERYSGEVPGKLKDLVTLPGVGRKTANVVLGNAFGVPGITVDTHVQRLSRRFGWTTETDPVKIEHEIGALIEKREWTDMSQRLIWHGRRRCHSRRPACGACPVAPLCPSFGEGPTDAKTASKLVRSAAEALDTQ, from the coding sequence ATCGCGGGCAGGGCAGCGAAGGGCGCCGGTCGCCCCGAGGAGAGCCGGCTGGCGCTGGTCCGCCGGGCGCGGCGGATCAACCGGATCCTGGCCGAGACCTACCCCGACGCGCACTGCGAGCTCGACTTCGCCGACGCGTTCCAGCTGCTGGTGGCCACGATCCTGTCCGCCCAGACCACCGACAAGCGGGTCAACCTCGTCACTCCCACCCTGTTCGCGAAATACCCGACCGCGGCCGACCTGGCCGCCGCCGACCCCGAGGACGTCGAGTCGATCATCCAGTCGACCGGGTTCTTCCGGGCGAAGACGAAGTCGATCATGGGGATGGCGCAGGCGCTGGTCGAGCGCTACTCGGGTGAGGTGCCGGGCAAGCTGAAGGATCTCGTCACCCTTCCCGGCGTGGGCCGCAAGACCGCCAACGTCGTCCTCGGCAACGCGTTCGGCGTCCCCGGCATCACCGTCGACACCCACGTACAGCGGTTGTCCCGGCGGTTCGGGTGGACCACCGAGACCGATCCGGTGAAGATCGAGCACGAGATCGGCGCGCTGATCGAGAAGCGCGAGTGGACCGACATGTCCCAGCGCCTCATCTGGCACGGACGCCGCCGGTGTCACTCCCGCCGGCCGGCGTGTGGCGCCTGCCCGGTCGCGCCGCTGTGCCCCTCCTTCGGCGAGGGACCGACCGACGCCAAGACCGCGAGCAAGCTCGTCCGTAGTGCCGCGGAGGCACTGGACACCCAATGA
- a CDS encoding TlpA family protein disulfide reductase: protein MRRGGRRTAYAVAGLSLALLSAGCAGTSGPDEQQPAGVGERVTESQSPTSTPASRAAPRPDSKRLATLRARAGIAPCAEATAGPGGSVHRAPPARPGGKPLPDVTLPCLGSGPAVHLPHLKGAPTVLNVWAQWCGPCRQEAPHFQKLYAAAGDSLRVVGVDYADPRPELALAFARDLGLRYPQLADPDKRLLAPFGLLVGIPATVFVNADGKVVHVAHRAYDSERELRQDVRTYLGVKL, encoded by the coding sequence ATGAGGCGCGGTGGGAGACGAACGGCGTACGCGGTCGCGGGCCTCTCGCTCGCCCTGCTGAGTGCGGGCTGCGCGGGAACGAGCGGTCCGGACGAGCAGCAGCCGGCAGGCGTCGGCGAGCGGGTCACCGAGTCGCAGTCGCCGACCAGTACGCCGGCGTCAAGGGCGGCCCCCCGCCCGGACAGCAAGCGGCTCGCCACGCTGCGCGCGCGGGCCGGGATCGCGCCCTGTGCCGAGGCGACGGCCGGGCCGGGTGGGTCGGTGCACCGGGCGCCCCCGGCGCGTCCCGGCGGGAAGCCGCTGCCCGACGTGACCCTGCCCTGCCTGGGCTCCGGGCCGGCCGTCCACCTGCCCCACCTGAAGGGCGCTCCGACGGTGCTCAACGTCTGGGCGCAGTGGTGCGGACCGTGCCGGCAGGAGGCGCCGCACTTCCAGAAGCTGTACGCCGCGGCCGGCGACTCGCTGCGCGTCGTGGGCGTCGACTACGCCGACCCGCGTCCCGAGCTCGCCCTCGCCTTCGCCCGTGACCTCGGCCTGCGCTACCCGCAGCTGGCCGACCCCGACAAGCGGCTGCTGGCGCCCTTCGGGCTGCTCGTCGGCATCCCCGCCACCGTTTTCGTGAACGCCGACGGCAAGGTCGTGCACGTGGCACACCGGGCGTACGACTCGGAGCGGGAACTGCGCCAGGACGTACGGACCTACCTGGGAGTGAAGCTGTGA
- a CDS encoding NUDIX hydrolase: MRTDARADQNPIDLPTWLEPVRGVARRARPGDFSRALPPDGGGRASAVLLLFGEGVHGPDILLIERAHTLRSHAGQPAFPGGAIDPTDTGPVAAALRETVEETGLDPTGVTVFGTLPDLYLPPSGYLVTPVLGWWHAPSPVRVVDVAEVASVHRVPLETLVDPANRLSVRHPSGFVGPAFAVAGLVVWGFTGGILDRLIALAGWERPWDDNRVEDLPTHLVELGTARATEDGRPS; this comes from the coding sequence GTGAGGACCGACGCCCGCGCTGACCAGAACCCGATCGACCTGCCCACCTGGCTCGAACCCGTCCGCGGCGTCGCCCGCCGCGCCCGGCCCGGCGACTTCAGCCGGGCACTGCCACCCGACGGCGGCGGACGTGCCTCGGCCGTCCTGCTGCTGTTCGGCGAGGGCGTGCACGGCCCCGACATCCTGCTGATCGAACGCGCCCACACGCTGCGCTCGCACGCCGGCCAGCCCGCCTTCCCCGGCGGCGCCATCGACCCCACCGACACCGGCCCGGTGGCCGCGGCGCTGCGGGAGACCGTCGAGGAGACCGGGCTGGACCCCACCGGCGTCACGGTGTTCGGGACGCTGCCCGACCTCTACCTTCCGCCGTCCGGGTATCTCGTCACGCCGGTCCTCGGCTGGTGGCACGCACCCTCGCCGGTTCGCGTGGTCGACGTCGCGGAGGTGGCGTCGGTGCACCGCGTACCGCTGGAGACACTGGTCGACCCCGCCAACCGGTTGTCCGTACGCCATCCGTCCGGCTTCGTCGGCCCGGCGTTCGCGGTGGCCGGACTGGTCGTGTGGGGCTTCACCGGCGGGATACTCGACCGGCTGATCGCCCTCGCCGGCTGGGAACGGCCCTGGGACGACAACCGGGTCGAGGACCTGCCCACCCATCTGGTCGAGCTCGGCACGGCCCGTGCCACCGAGGACGGGAGGCCGTCGTGA
- a CDS encoding MarP family serine protease: MNVLDIILIVAAICYGISGYRQGFLIGALGVAGLIGGGLAGAWLAPVVLDKYEPSLRVSLVALGIVLAGAFLGQALGAALGAALRSRVTWRPAHFVDATAGAALSIAAMLVVAWILGSAVANARFGDVSTTVRGSRVLATVDEIVPPFGSQAVQAFGRVVDPSLFPRYLAPFEAERIAPAQPPAAGVLKDPDIRRAGRSVVRVTGVALECSRSLEGSGFVYAPNRVMTNAHVVAGVSAPRVETREGRRYHARVVSYDPERDVAVLAVPDLPLAPVPLDEGAKPGDEGAVLGYPGNGPFTAGAARVRSEQALRGPDIYGNQQVTREVFSLYAKVRPGNSGGPLVSTEGHVTGLVFAASVEDGSTGYALTAEEVAGNARAGVNAREPVSTGGCS; the protein is encoded by the coding sequence GTGAACGTGCTCGACATCATCCTGATCGTCGCGGCGATCTGCTACGGCATCTCCGGCTACCGGCAGGGGTTCCTCATCGGCGCCCTCGGCGTCGCCGGCCTGATCGGCGGCGGGTTGGCCGGTGCCTGGCTCGCGCCCGTCGTCCTGGACAAGTACGAGCCCAGCCTGCGCGTCTCGCTGGTGGCGCTCGGCATTGTGCTGGCCGGCGCCTTCCTCGGCCAGGCGCTCGGTGCCGCGCTCGGGGCCGCCCTGCGCTCGCGCGTTACCTGGCGTCCGGCGCACTTCGTCGACGCGACCGCGGGCGCCGCGCTCAGCATCGCCGCCATGCTCGTGGTGGCCTGGATTCTCGGGTCCGCGGTCGCCAACGCGCGTTTCGGTGACGTCTCCACGACCGTCCGCGGTTCGCGGGTGCTGGCGACCGTCGACGAGATCGTCCCGCCGTTCGGCTCGCAGGCGGTGCAGGCGTTCGGCCGGGTGGTCGACCCCAGCCTGTTCCCGCGTTATCTCGCGCCGTTCGAGGCCGAACGCATCGCGCCCGCCCAGCCGCCGGCCGCCGGTGTGCTGAAGGACCCCGACATCCGGCGCGCCGGCCGCAGCGTGGTGCGGGTGACCGGCGTGGCGCTGGAGTGCTCGCGCTCCCTGGAGGGCTCGGGGTTCGTCTACGCGCCGAACCGCGTGATGACCAACGCCCACGTGGTGGCCGGGGTGTCGGCGCCACGGGTGGAGACCCGCGAGGGCCGCCGCTACCACGCCCGCGTGGTGTCGTACGACCCCGAGCGCGACGTCGCGGTCCTGGCCGTGCCCGACCTGCCGCTCGCACCGGTACCGCTGGACGAGGGCGCCAAGCCCGGCGACGAGGGCGCGGTGCTCGGGTATCCCGGCAACGGCCCGTTCACCGCCGGCGCGGCCAGGGTGCGTTCGGAGCAGGCGCTGCGGGGCCCGGACATCTACGGCAACCAGCAGGTCACCCGCGAGGTGTTCTCGCTGTACGCCAAGGTCCGGCCGGGCAACTCCGGCGGCCCGCTGGTCTCGACCGAGGGCCATGTCACCGGGCTGGTCTTCGCCGCTTCGGTCGAGGACGGCTCGACGGGGTACGCCCTGACCGCGGAAGAGGTGGCCGGCAACGCCCGGGCCGGGGTGAACGCCCGGGAACCGGTGTCGACCGGCGGCTGTTCCTGA